From a single Staphylococcus epidermidis genomic region:
- a CDS encoding aspartate carbamoyltransferase catalytic subunit has protein sequence MEHLLSMEHLSNSEIYDLITIACQFKSGERPLPQFNGQYVSNLFFENSTRTKCSFEMAEQKLGLKLINFETSTSSVKKGESLYDTCKTLESIGVDLLVIRHSQNSYYEELDQLNIPIANAGDGSGQHPTQSLLDIMTIYEEYGSFEGLNILICGDIKNSRVARSNYHSLTSLGANVMFSSPKEWVDNTLEAPYVEIDEVIDKVDIVMLLRVQHERHGISGEANFAAEEYHQQFGLTQARYDKLKEEAIVMHPAPVNRGVEIKSELVEAPKSRIFKQMENGMYLRMAVISALLQ, from the coding sequence ATGGAACACTTATTATCAATGGAGCATTTATCTAATTCAGAAATTTATGATTTAATTACTATCGCTTGCCAATTCAAATCTGGTGAGCGACCATTACCTCAATTTAACGGTCAATACGTATCAAACTTATTCTTCGAAAATTCAACGCGAACAAAGTGTAGCTTTGAGATGGCAGAACAAAAATTAGGATTAAAACTTATTAATTTTGAAACAAGTACATCATCTGTAAAAAAGGGTGAGTCACTTTATGACACATGTAAAACACTTGAAAGTATAGGTGTTGATTTACTTGTCATACGTCACTCCCAAAATTCTTATTACGAAGAACTGGATCAATTAAATATTCCAATTGCTAATGCAGGTGATGGAAGTGGACAACATCCTACTCAGAGTTTATTAGACATAATGACAATATATGAAGAATATGGTTCGTTTGAAGGTTTGAATATTCTAATATGCGGGGACATTAAAAATTCTCGTGTCGCAAGAAGTAATTATCATAGTTTAACATCATTAGGTGCCAACGTAATGTTCTCAAGTCCAAAAGAATGGGTAGATAATACATTAGAGGCGCCTTATGTTGAAATTGATGAAGTCATTGATAAAGTAGATATTGTTATGTTGCTTAGAGTTCAACATGAAAGACATGGAATTTCAGGTGAAGCTAACTTTGCTGCTGAAGAATATCATCAACAATTTGGTTTAACACAGGCTAGATATGATAAATTAAAAGAGGAAGCCATTGTAATGCATCCAGCTCCTGTAAATAGAGGTGTTGAAATTAAAAGCGAGCTAGTTGAAGCACCTAAGTCTCGAATATTTAAGCAGATGGAAAATGGAATGTATTTAAGAATGGCAGTAATAAGTGCGCTTTTACAATAG
- a CDS encoding uracil-xanthine permease family protein has product MENEQMFERTVQPVLDVKDKPKPAQWAFLSLQHLFAMFGSTVLVPFLTHLPISAALLASGIGTLLYILITKAKIPAYLGSSFAFITPIITGLSTHSLGDMLVALFMSGLMYVIIGIFIKLSGTHWLMHLLPPVVVGPVIMVIGLSLAPTAVNMAMFENSAEMKGYNLSYLIVALITLAVTIIVQGFFKGFLSLIPVLIGIIVGYIVSIFMGIVKFAPIAQAKWIDFPHIYLPFKDYTPSFHLGLILVMIPVVFVTVSEHIGHQMVINKIVGRNFFENPGLDKSIIGDGVSTMFASMIGGPPSTTYGENIGVLAITKIYSIYVIGGAAVIAIILAFIGKFTALISSIPTPVMGGVSILLFGIIAASGLRMLVESQVDFASNRNLVIASVVLVVGIGNLLINLKGIGINLQIEGMALSALSGIILNLILPKDKNQIN; this is encoded by the coding sequence ATGGAAAATGAGCAAATGTTTGAGCGTACCGTTCAGCCAGTTCTTGATGTAAAAGATAAACCAAAACCAGCACAATGGGCATTTCTGAGTCTTCAACATTTATTTGCAATGTTTGGATCAACTGTACTTGTACCATTTTTAACACATCTGCCTATATCAGCAGCTTTGTTGGCATCAGGTATTGGTACACTTTTATACATATTAATCACAAAAGCGAAAATTCCTGCCTACCTAGGATCGAGTTTTGCCTTTATTACACCTATCATTACAGGGTTAAGTACACATAGTCTTGGAGATATGCTGGTTGCATTATTTATGAGTGGATTAATGTACGTGATTATAGGTATTTTCATTAAATTGAGTGGAACACATTGGTTAATGCACTTGTTACCACCAGTAGTTGTCGGACCAGTAATAATGGTCATTGGGTTAAGTTTAGCTCCTACAGCAGTAAACATGGCCATGTTCGAAAATTCTGCTGAAATGAAAGGGTATAACTTAAGTTACTTAATTGTTGCTTTGATTACATTAGCAGTAACCATCATCGTCCAAGGATTCTTCAAAGGATTTTTATCACTAATACCTGTACTTATAGGTATTATAGTGGGATATATTGTATCCATTTTCATGGGCATAGTTAAATTTGCTCCAATAGCACAAGCGAAATGGATAGATTTTCCTCATATTTATCTACCATTTAAAGATTACACACCATCTTTTCATTTAGGACTCATTCTCGTGATGATACCCGTGGTGTTTGTGACGGTAAGTGAACATATTGGTCATCAAATGGTAATTAATAAAATAGTAGGACGCAATTTCTTTGAAAATCCAGGTTTAGATAAATCAATCATTGGTGATGGTGTTTCAACTATGTTTGCAAGTATGATAGGAGGTCCTCCTAGTACAACTTATGGTGAAAATATAGGTGTACTAGCGATCACCAAAATATATAGTATTTACGTTATTGGTGGTGCGGCAGTTATAGCTATCATTCTTGCATTTATTGGTAAGTTCACTGCTTTAATATCTTCAATACCTACGCCAGTGATGGGTGGTGTCTCAATTTTATTATTCGGTATTATAGCAGCTAGTGGTTTAAGAATGCTTGTTGAAAGTCAAGTAGATTTCGCAAGCAATCGCAACTTGGTTATAGCATCAGTTGTGCTTGTTGTCGGGATTGGTAATCTTCTTATCAATTTAAAAGGCATAGGTATCAATTTACAAATTGAAGGAATGGCATTATCAGCACTTTCAGGAATAATATTAAATTTAATTTTGCCAAAAGATAAAAACCAAATAAATTAA
- the pyrR gene encoding bifunctional pyr operon transcriptional regulator/uracil phosphoribosyltransferase PyrR: MSERIILDEAAIQRTITRIAHEILEYNKGTKDLVLLGIKTRGAFLAHRIQDKINSIEQQLVPTGTIDITHFRDDVDKVVQQADQYAFDINVDINNKVVVIIDDVLYTGRTVRASLDAILLHTRPIKIGLAALVDRGHRELPIRADFVGKNIPTARDESVSVYLEEIDDRNAVVIE, encoded by the coding sequence ATGTCTGAACGAATTATTTTAGATGAGGCAGCGATACAACGTACAATTACACGAATTGCTCATGAAATTCTAGAATATAACAAGGGAACTAAAGATTTAGTTCTATTAGGCATTAAAACAAGAGGTGCTTTTTTAGCACATCGTATACAAGATAAAATAAATTCAATTGAACAACAATTAGTACCAACAGGTACTATCGATATCACGCATTTTCGAGATGACGTTGATAAGGTAGTGCAACAAGCTGATCAATACGCTTTTGATATTAATGTAGATATTAATAACAAAGTGGTTGTTATCATTGACGATGTTTTGTATACCGGACGTACAGTAAGAGCCTCATTAGATGCGATTTTATTACATACAAGACCTATTAAAATAGGGCTTGCAGCACTTGTGGATCGTGGTCATCGTGAACTCCCTATACGCGCAGATTTTGTAGGAAAAAATATACCTACAGCACGAGATGAATCTGTTTCAGTTTATTTAGAAGAAATTGACGATAGAAATGCAGTCGTCATTGAATAA
- a CDS encoding RluA family pseudouridine synthase, producing the protein MENYNFNIIEQSQVGQRIDKLVSDLNKDWSRSQLQDWIKEGLVKVNGKVIKSNYKVKLNDKIVVTEKEVVEADIKPENLNLDIYYEDEDVAVVYKPKGMVVHPSPGHYSGTLVNGLMYQIKDLSGINGEIRPGIVHRIDKDTSGLLMVAKNDVAHRHLVEQLMSKTVKRKYTALVHGNIPHDYGTIDAPIGRNKNDRQSMAVVDDGKEAVTHFNVLEHFKDYTLIECQLETGRTHQIRVHMKYIGYPLVGDPKYGPKKTLDIDGQALHAGIIGFEHPVTHEYIEKHATLPNDFEKLLDDIRRRDA; encoded by the coding sequence TTGGAAAATTATAATTTTAATATTATCGAACAATCACAAGTTGGACAACGTATAGATAAACTTGTTTCAGATTTAAATAAAGATTGGTCACGTAGTCAACTTCAAGATTGGATTAAAGAAGGTTTAGTCAAGGTAAATGGTAAAGTAATTAAATCGAACTATAAGGTCAAGTTAAATGACAAAATTGTTGTAACCGAGAAAGAAGTCGTAGAGGCAGATATAAAACCTGAAAACTTAAATTTAGATATTTATTATGAAGACGAAGACGTTGCTGTTGTATATAAACCAAAAGGTATGGTTGTACATCCATCTCCAGGCCATTATAGTGGAACATTAGTAAATGGATTAATGTATCAAATTAAAGATTTATCAGGAATCAATGGCGAAATACGTCCCGGCATAGTTCATAGAATAGATAAAGATACGTCTGGTTTATTAATGGTTGCTAAAAATGATGTTGCTCATCGTCATTTAGTTGAACAACTTATGTCTAAAACTGTTAAACGAAAATACACGGCGTTAGTTCATGGTAATATCCCTCATGATTATGGCACTATTGACGCACCAATTGGTCGAAATAAAAACGATAGACAATCGATGGCTGTGGTTGATGACGGTAAAGAAGCTGTGACACACTTTAATGTATTAGAGCATTTTAAAGATTATACATTGATAGAATGTCAATTAGAAACAGGGCGTACACATCAAATTCGTGTACATATGAAATATATTGGTTATCCTCTTGTAGGGGATCCGAAGTATGGACCTAAAAAAACGTTAGATATCGATGGACAAGCTTTACATGCTGGTATAATTGGTTTCGAACATCCTGTAACACATGAATACATTGAGAAGCATGCAACATTACCTAACGATTTTGAAAAGTTACTAGATGATATAAGACGTAGAGATGCATAA
- the lspA gene encoding signal peptidase II codes for MKKKYYISISLLMTIIVLVFDQVSKWLITISMKVGDSYEIIPNFLNITSHRNNGAAWGILSGKMLFFYIITIIILIVLVIFYIKEAQFNLFMQVAISLLFAGALGNFIDRVLHGEVVDFIDTNIFGYDFPIFNIADSSLTIGVIFVIIALIKDAIINKKEV; via the coding sequence TTGAAAAAGAAATACTATATTAGCATCTCTTTACTTATGACAATCATTGTATTAGTTTTCGATCAAGTTTCTAAATGGCTTATTACAATCTCAATGAAGGTTGGAGATTCATATGAAATTATCCCTAACTTTTTAAATATTACATCCCATAGAAACAACGGTGCAGCATGGGGGATTTTGAGTGGTAAAATGCTATTTTTCTATATTATTACTATCATTATTTTAATCGTTTTAGTTATTTTTTATATTAAAGAAGCACAATTTAATTTGTTTATGCAAGTTGCAATAAGCCTATTATTTGCTGGAGCTTTAGGAAATTTTATTGATCGCGTATTACATGGCGAAGTTGTGGATTTTATTGATACAAATATATTCGGATACGATTTTCCTATCTTTAATATTGCGGATTCAAGCTTAACAATTGGAGTTATATTCGTAATCATCGCACTCATTAAAGATGCAATCATAAATAAGAAGGAGGTCTAG
- a CDS encoding VOC family protein produces the protein MFHNKNANFVNGVTINIKDKETIKTFYENVLGFNLINESETAVQFEVGDSNQFITFIEIQNGREPLMSEAGLFHIGILLPTLTTLADLLVHLSDFEVPVNGGQQSVATCLFIEDPEGNAIKFYVDRETESWIDEKEGRIRMDIAPINVPRLLQNVSHTQWQGIPDETKLGSLHIKSIRISDVKSYYLNYFGLEESAYMDDYSLFLSSNEYYNHLAVNQWLSATKRVDNEHTYGLAMIDFHYPKTTHKNLKGPDGIYFRFNRIKEV, from the coding sequence ATGTTTCATAACAAAAATGCAAATTTTGTAAATGGTGTAACTATCAATATTAAAGATAAAGAAACAATTAAAACATTTTATGAGAATGTTTTAGGATTTAATCTTATCAATGAATCTGAAACTGCTGTACAATTTGAAGTTGGCGATTCAAATCAATTTATTACTTTTATTGAAATACAGAATGGACGAGAACCGTTAATGTCTGAAGCAGGTCTTTTCCATATTGGTATATTGTTGCCTACTTTGACTACATTAGCTGATTTACTCGTACATTTAAGTGATTTTGAAGTACCAGTGAACGGTGGACAACAAAGTGTTGCAACATGTTTATTTATTGAGGATCCAGAGGGCAATGCTATAAAGTTTTATGTCGATCGTGAGACAGAATCATGGATTGATGAGAAAGAAGGCAGAATTAGAATGGATATTGCTCCAATTAATGTACCTCGATTACTGCAAAACGTCTCTCATACTCAATGGCAGGGCATACCAGATGAAACTAAATTAGGTTCATTACATATTAAGTCCATTCGAATTTCTGATGTTAAATCATATTATTTAAATTATTTTGGACTAGAAGAATCAGCATATATGGACGATTATTCTCTATTTTTATCTTCAAACGAGTATTATAATCATTTGGCTGTTAATCAGTGGTTATCTGCGACAAAACGAGTAGATAATGAACATACCTATGGTTTAGCTATGATAGATTTTCACTATCCAAAAACAACACATAAAAATCTTAAAGGACCTGATGGTATTTATTTTAGATTTAATAGAATAAAAGAAGTGTGA
- the ileS gene encoding isoleucine--tRNA ligase, with amino-acid sequence MNYKDTLLMPKTDFPMRGGLPNKEPQIQEMWDNDEQYRKALEKNKNNPSFILHDGPPYANGNLHMGHALNKIIKDFIVRYKTMQGFYAPYVPGWDTHGLPIEQALTKKGVDRKKMSVAEFREKCKEFALKQIDIQKKDFKRLGVRGDFNNPYITLTPEYEAAQIRLFGEMADKGLIYKGKKPVYWSPSSESSLAEAEIEYHDKRSASIYVAFDVKDSKGKVDSDAQFIIWTTTPWTIPSNVAITVHPELKYGQYNVDGHKYIVAQALSEEVAEALGWDKDSIQLEKEFTGKELEFIEAQHPFLDRVSLVINGEHVTTDAGTGCVHTAPGHGEDDYIVGQKYDLPVISPLNDKGVFTEEGGPFEGMFYDKANKAVTDLLKEKDALLKLDFITHSYPHDWRTKKPVIFRATPQWFASINKVRQDILDAIEDTNFKVDWGKTRIYNMIRDRGEWVISRQRVWGVPLPVFYAENGDIIMTKETVNHVADLFEKYGSNIWFEKEAKELLPEGFSHPGSPNGEFTKETDIMDVWFDSGSSHRGVLETRPELSFPADLYFEGSDQYRGWFNSSITTAVATRGQAPYKFLLSHGFVMDGEGKKMSKSLGNVIVPDQVVKQKGADIARLWVSSTDYLSDVRISDEILKQTSDVYRKIRNTLRFMLGNINDFNPETDSIAETNLLEVDRYLLNRLREFTASTINNYENFDYLNIYQEVQNFINVELSNFYLDYGKDILYIEKKDSHKRRSMQTVLYQILIDMTKLLAPILVHTAEEVWSHTPHVKEESVHLSDMPKVVDVDEELLEKWNTFMNLRDDVNRALEQARNEKVIGKSLEAKVVIGNNETFNTAEFLQQFNDLQQLFIVSQVEVKDKVNDGVSYQYGDIHIKHAEGEKCERCWNYTEELGSVGELEHLCPRCQEVVKTLV; translated from the coding sequence ATGAATTACAAAGATACCCTATTAATGCCGAAAACTGATTTTCCTATGAGAGGTGGCTTACCGAATAAAGAACCACAAATTCAAGAAATGTGGGATAATGATGAGCAATATCGCAAAGCGTTAGAAAAAAATAAAAATAATCCATCATTCATTTTGCATGACGGACCACCATATGCTAATGGTAATTTACATATGGGACATGCATTAAATAAAATCATAAAGGATTTTATTGTTCGTTATAAAACAATGCAAGGCTTTTATGCACCGTATGTGCCAGGTTGGGATACTCATGGTTTACCAATTGAACAGGCTTTAACTAAAAAAGGCGTTGATCGCAAAAAAATGTCAGTTGCAGAATTTAGAGAGAAATGTAAAGAATTTGCATTAAAGCAAATTGACATTCAAAAGAAAGATTTTAAGCGCCTTGGTGTACGAGGTGATTTTAATAATCCATACATTACATTAACACCTGAATACGAAGCCGCACAAATAAGATTATTTGGAGAAATGGCAGACAAAGGTTTGATTTATAAAGGGAAAAAACCTGTGTATTGGTCACCTTCAAGTGAATCATCACTTGCAGAAGCTGAGATAGAATATCATGACAAACGTTCTGCATCAATTTACGTTGCTTTTGACGTCAAAGACAGTAAAGGTAAAGTTGATTCTGATGCCCAATTTATTATTTGGACAACTACACCATGGACAATTCCATCAAATGTGGCAATTACAGTTCATCCAGAGCTAAAATATGGTCAGTATAATGTTGATGGACATAAATACATAGTTGCCCAAGCATTATCAGAAGAAGTCGCAGAAGCATTAGGTTGGGATAAAGATTCTATACAATTAGAGAAAGAATTCACAGGTAAAGAATTGGAATTTATAGAGGCACAACATCCATTCCTAGATCGTGTATCATTAGTAATTAACGGTGAACATGTTACGACAGACGCTGGTACGGGATGTGTCCATACAGCTCCCGGTCACGGGGAAGATGACTATATTGTAGGTCAAAAATATGATTTACCAGTAATTAGTCCTTTAAATGATAAAGGTGTATTCACTGAAGAAGGTGGACCATTTGAAGGAATGTTCTACGACAAAGCAAACAAAGCTGTGACTGATCTTTTAAAAGAAAAAGACGCACTACTTAAACTTGACTTTATTACACATAGTTATCCTCATGATTGGCGTACGAAAAAACCTGTTATCTTTAGAGCTACACCACAATGGTTTGCATCCATTAATAAAGTAAGACAGGATATTCTTGATGCAATTGAAGACACGAACTTTAAAGTAGACTGGGGTAAAACACGAATTTACAATATGATTCGCGATCGTGGCGAATGGGTAATTTCTCGTCAACGTGTATGGGGCGTTCCTTTACCGGTATTTTATGCTGAAAATGGCGACATCATTATGACTAAAGAGACAGTAAATCATGTTGCAGATTTATTTGAAAAATACGGTTCAAATATTTGGTTTGAAAAAGAAGCTAAAGAATTACTTCCTGAAGGATTTAGTCATCCTGGAAGCCCTAACGGTGAATTTACTAAAGAAACTGATATTATGGACGTTTGGTTTGATTCTGGTTCATCACACCGTGGTGTATTAGAAACGAGACCTGAACTTTCATTCCCAGCAGACCTCTATTTTGAGGGTAGTGATCAGTATCGCGGTTGGTTCAACTCTTCAATTACAACTGCTGTAGCTACTCGTGGTCAAGCGCCGTATAAATTCTTGTTATCACATGGCTTTGTCATGGACGGTGAAGGTAAGAAGATGAGTAAGTCATTAGGTAATGTTATAGTTCCTGATCAAGTTGTTAAACAAAAAGGCGCAGATATTGCACGTTTATGGGTAAGTAGTACTGATTACCTTTCTGATGTGCGTATTTCCGATGAAATTCTTAAACAAACGTCTGATGTATATCGAAAAATTCGAAATACTTTAAGATTTATGTTAGGTAATATTAACGATTTCAACCCTGAAACGGATAGTATTGCTGAAACAAATTTACTTGAAGTAGATCGCTATTTGTTAAATCGTTTACGTGAATTCACAGCGAGTACGATTAATAACTATGAGAATTTTGATTATTTGAATATTTATCAAGAAGTTCAAAACTTTATCAATGTTGAACTAAGTAACTTCTATTTAGATTACGGTAAAGATATACTTTATATTGAGAAAAAAGATTCTCATAAACGTCGTAGCATGCAAACCGTTTTATATCAAATACTTATTGACATGACAAAATTACTAGCACCAATTTTAGTGCATACAGCTGAAGAAGTTTGGTCTCATACGCCTCATGTAAAAGAAGAAAGTGTACACCTTTCAGATATGCCTAAAGTTGTTGATGTAGATGAAGAATTGTTAGAAAAATGGAATACATTTATGAATTTACGTGATGATGTTAACCGTGCATTAGAACAAGCACGTAATGAAAAAGTAATTGGTAAGTCATTAGAAGCTAAAGTGGTTATTGGAAACAATGAAACATTTAATACAGCGGAATTCTTACAACAATTTAATGACTTACAACAATTATTCATCGTTTCACAAGTTGAAGTTAAAGATAAAGTAAATGATGGTGTATCCTATCAATATGGAGATATCCATATTAAACATGCTGAAGGTGAAAAATGTGAAAGATGTTGGAACTATACAGAAGAATTAGGTTCAGTAGGTGAACTTGAACATTTATGCCCACGATGTCAAGAAGTAGTAAAAACTTTAGTATAA
- a CDS encoding DivIVA domain-containing protein: protein MPFTPSEIKNKEFTRVKNGLEPTEVANYLEQLSNEIERLKEDKKQLEKVIEDRDSNIKSYKDVHQSVSDALIQAQKVGEETKQAATKEAEAVLSKAQVQADSIVNDAIEKARRLAFQTEDMKRQSKVFRSRFRMLVEAQLDLLKSEDWDYLLNYDLDAEQVTLEDIHHLHDNDLTPEERAMKQKQNQEISANQPSTSSSESVSQSNANNESSQSTSNN, encoded by the coding sequence ATGCCTTTTACACCAAGTGAGATTAAGAATAAAGAATTTACACGAGTAAAAAATGGTTTAGAACCTACAGAAGTTGCAAATTACTTAGAGCAACTAAGTAATGAAATCGAACGTTTAAAAGAAGATAAAAAGCAACTTGAAAAAGTCATTGAAGATAGAGATTCTAATATTAAATCATATAAAGATGTTCACCAATCAGTAAGCGATGCACTTATTCAAGCACAAAAAGTAGGAGAAGAGACAAAACAAGCAGCAACTAAAGAAGCTGAAGCCGTTTTATCAAAAGCACAAGTACAAGCTGACAGTATTGTGAATGATGCAATTGAAAAAGCGCGTCGTCTAGCTTTCCAAACTGAAGACATGAAACGACAATCTAAAGTTTTCCGCTCTCGTTTCCGTATGCTTGTTGAAGCACAACTTGACTTACTCAAAAGTGAAGATTGGGATTACTTACTCAATTATGATTTAGACGCCGAGCAAGTGACATTAGAAGATATTCATCATCTTCATGATAATGATTTGACACCTGAAGAACGTGCAATGAAACAAAAGCAAAATCAAGAAATATCGGCTAATCAGCCTTCTACATCAAGTTCAGAATCTGTGAGTCAATCAAATGCAAATAACGAATCATCACAATCAACATCAAATAATTAA
- a CDS encoding RNA-binding protein, with protein sequence MTIDIYQHFRKEEQDALDQFIDKCKQADANYAPVLTHFLDPRGQYILEVITRSYQDLHVTFFGGPHAERKRAIIAPLYFKPQPEDFELTLFELQYPKKFVTIQHQHVLGTLMSLGIQRDQLGDIIVGEDIQFVLTKQLESYIISELTRIKGASVKLNSIPTEDMIQSEENWKVHSTTVSALRLDVVLKEMIHKSRNIAQQLIIKKRVKVNHTVIDSTDFQLEQNDLLSIQGYGRAQIVEIGGKTKKNKLHIHYQTLFK encoded by the coding sequence ATAACCATCGATATATATCAGCATTTTAGAAAGGAAGAACAAGATGCTCTCGATCAATTCATCGATAAATGTAAGCAGGCTGATGCTAATTATGCTCCAGTTCTAACCCATTTCTTGGATCCGAGAGGTCAATATATACTTGAAGTCATTACGCGTAGTTATCAAGATTTACATGTTACATTTTTTGGTGGACCACATGCAGAAAGAAAACGTGCAATCATCGCACCATTATATTTTAAGCCACAGCCTGAGGACTTTGAATTAACTTTATTTGAACTTCAATATCCTAAGAAATTTGTAACAATACAACATCAACACGTTCTTGGAACACTCATGTCACTGGGAATACAAAGAGATCAACTCGGCGATATTATAGTTGGAGAAGATATACAGTTTGTTTTGACAAAACAATTAGAATCATATATTATATCTGAATTAACGCGTATTAAGGGAGCCTCAGTTAAACTTAATTCTATTCCTACTGAAGATATGATACAATCAGAAGAGAATTGGAAAGTTCATAGTACAACTGTGAGCGCTTTGAGATTAGATGTAGTTTTAAAAGAGATGATTCATAAGTCTCGAAATATTGCACAACAATTAATTATAAAAAAAAGAGTCAAAGTTAACCATACAGTAATAGATTCTACAGATTTTCAATTAGAGCAGAATGATTTATTGTCAATCCAAGGTTATGGTAGAGCTCAAATTGTTGAAATAGGTGGAAAAACAAAAAAGAACAAGTTACACATTCATTATCAAACACTATTTAAATAG
- a CDS encoding YggT family protein, whose protein sequence is MDIGLLSTIFRFIIFLVQIYYFGMIIYFFTSWVPSIRESKFGEFLGKLYEPFLEPFRKIIPPIGFIDISSIAAIFVLVLFQSGLVKIFNLILAYLS, encoded by the coding sequence ATGGATATTGGTTTGCTAAGTACAATTTTCCGATTTATTATATTTTTAGTTCAAATATATTATTTTGGAATGATTATATATTTCTTTACTTCTTGGGTTCCGAGTATAAGAGAGTCTAAGTTTGGAGAATTTTTAGGAAAGTTATATGAACCTTTCTTAGAACCTTTCCGTAAAATTATTCCTCCTATTGGCTTTATAGACATTTCTTCTATCGCGGCAATCTTCGTTCTAGTTTTATTCCAAAGTGGTTTAGTAAAAATATTTAATTTAATTCTTGCATATTTATCTTAA
- a CDS encoding cell division protein SepF: MALKDLFNNFFVVEEEEEVEGPEERESSRSRERVQEREDYNRNENQATPQTFNNKQQAIKSVPQKNTLRSNTTSEERNYRMNNNSKNNSRNVVTMNQASQSYAAQESSKMCLFEPRVFSDTQDIADELKNRRATLVNLQRIDQVSAKRIIDFLSGTVYAIGGDIQRVGTDIFLCTPDNVEVAGSITDHIENMEQHYE; encoded by the coding sequence TTGGCTTTAAAGGATTTATTTAATAATTTTTTTGTAGTTGAAGAAGAAGAGGAAGTTGAAGGACCTGAAGAACGTGAATCTTCTAGATCACGTGAACGTGTTCAAGAACGCGAAGATTACAATCGTAATGAGAATCAAGCGACACCACAAACTTTTAACAATAAGCAACAAGCGATTAAGTCTGTACCTCAAAAGAACACTTTGAGATCGAATACAACTTCTGAAGAAAGGAATTATCGTATGAATAATAATTCAAAAAATAATTCTAGAAACGTTGTAACAATGAACCAAGCATCACAATCATATGCTGCTCAGGAAAGTTCAAAAATGTGTCTGTTTGAACCACGTGTCTTTTCAGATACTCAAGATATTGCCGACGAATTAAAAAACAGACGTGCAACTTTAGTAAATTTACAACGCATTGATCAAGTATCAGCAAAGCGTATTATTGATTTTTTAAGTGGTACGGTATACGCAATTGGTGGAGATATTCAACGCGTGGGTACTGATATTTTCTTATGCACACCTGATAATGTTGAAGTAGCCGGCAGTATAACTGATCACATCGAGAATATGGAGCAACACTACGAATAA